One part of the Raphanus sativus cultivar WK10039 chromosome 7, ASM80110v3, whole genome shotgun sequence genome encodes these proteins:
- the LOC130498094 gene encoding uncharacterized protein LOC130498094: MKLNPSKCSFGVSSGKFLGYIATHRGIEANPEQVRAIQVIPSPRNVKEVQRLTGRMAALSRFISRLSDKSHAFFETLKDPKDFLWTEKCEQAMSDLKAYLTTPPLLSKPLEGEVLLLYLVISEHAVSAVLVREEGRKQHPIYYVSKSLLDAETRYSHLEKLALALVNAARKLRPNFQAHQIVVVTSFPIKAVLHKPEVSGRLAKWAIELGEYDVIFRHATAIKSQVKLRDSEGEKGEWTLYVDGSSNVRGAGVGLVLTSPTGESASKAVRCNFKATNNEAEYEALIAGLTLAKQMGVEDIQVFSDSQLIISQVQGDYQAKDLSMVRYLSVAKRLLDRFRHCKLTQIPREHNSKADALANLGSALETTSHMSIALLVLQWPATEKETKPEEIFVVDEGETWMTPIINYLMYDTLPKDRDKSRKIRRQAARYCFSEGKLYRRSFSGPYLRCLTPREAARILQELHEGECGSHSSGRSLVLRARRAGYYWPTMARDSLKQAKLCRKFPMAPGQKIFLLVVTEYFTKWVEAEALAKITDLQIRKFLWTNVITCFETPHEIVTDNKPQFTSYNFRKFCKDWNIKLSYSAPRHPQSNGQAESTNKTVVNMLKKRLEDAHARWAEELHRVLWAYRTTPKTAT, encoded by the exons GATTcaggtgataccttcccctcgcAACGTTAAGGAGGTGCAAAGACTGACAGGAAGGATGGCCGCCTTGAGCAGATTCATCTCCAGGCTATCCGACAAGTCGCACGCTTTCTTCGAAACCCtgaaggaccccaaggacttccTATGGACCGAGAAATGTGAGCAAGCCATGtccgatctcaaggcctatctcactactccacctctcctaTCAAAACCCTTGGAAGGAGAGGTCCTATTGCTCTATCTGGTGATATCGGAACACGCAGTCAGTGCGGTCctagtaagggaagaaggaagaaaacaacATCCCATATACTACGTGAGCAAATCTTTactagacgcggagacccgctatagtcacctCGAGAAGCTGGCCCTTGCTCTAGTCAATGCTGCCCGAAAGCTGCGTCCCAacttccaggctcatcaaatcgtggTAGTCACCTCCTTCCCTATCAAGGCAGTTCTGCATAAGCCGGAAGTGTCTGGACGTCTAGCAAAATGGGCTATAGAGCTGGGGGAATACGATGTGATCTTCCGGCATGCAACAGCcatcaaatcgcaa gtaaagcttcgtGATAGTGAAGGGGAGAAAGGCGAATGGACACTGTACGTCGATGGGTCTAGTAACGTAAGGGGCGCAGGCGTGGGACTGGTCCTAACTTCCCCCACGGGGGAATCAGCCTCAAAGGCCGTACgttgcaacttcaaagcaacgaacaacgaAGCTGAGTATGAAGCTCTAATAGCAGGGCTGACACTCGCCAAACAGATGGGGGTGGAAGATATCCAGGTCTTCAGCGATTCACAATTGATCATAAGCCAAGTCCAAGGAGACTATCAGGCGAAAGATCTGAGTATGGTCAGGTACCTATCCGTGGCTAAGCGACTACTCGACAGGTTCCGACATTGTAAGCTCACCCAGATTCCTAGGGAGCACAATTCCAAGGCTGACGCTCTAGCTAACctagggtccgccctagaaacTACAAGTCATATGAGCATCGCATTACTGGTACTCCAATGGCCCGCGACCGAAAAGGAGACGAAACCTGAAGAAATATTCGtggtagacgaaggagagacctggatgacgCCCATAATCAACTATCTAATGTATGACACCTTGCCTAAAGATCGAGACAAAAGTCGGAAGATAAGACGCCAAGCTGCAAGGTATTGCTTTTCCGAGGGGAAACTATACCGAAGATCCTTTTCAGGACCCTATCTACGATGtcttacccctagagaagccgccaggataTTACAAGAGTTGCATGAAGGAGAATGTGGTTCACACTCTAGTGGTCGGAGCCTGGTACTCAGAGCTAGAAGAGCAGGATACTATTGGCCAACCATGGCAagggactccctcaaacaagcAAAGCTCTGCA gaaaGTTCCCTATGGCACCGGGGCAAAAGATTTTCCTCCTAGTCGTGACAGAATATTTCACCAAATGGGTGGAggctgaagcactagccaagataacggaCCTCCAAATTAGGAAATTCCTATGGACTAACGTGATCACATGCTTCGAAACACCCCATGAGATTGTCACAGACAACAAACCACAATTCACAAGCTATAACTTCCGAAAGTTCTGCAAGGACTGGAACATCAAGCTCTCCTACTCAGCACCACGACACCCTCAATCTAACGGCCAAGCAGAATCCACTAACAAGACAGTGGTGAACATGCTCAAAAAGCGCCTAGAAGACGCCCATGcacgatgggcagaagaactaCACAgagtactctgggcctatcggacAACCCCGAAGACGGCAACCTAG